A genome region from Fodinibius salicampi includes the following:
- the hslV gene encoding ATP-dependent protease subunit HslV — MSITDLKATTVIGIIHNGEAAIAGDGQATMDKTVMKATVNKVRRLYEGKIAAGFAGSTADAFTLFEKYEEKIKQYNGNLERAAVEMAKEWRNDKFLRKLEALLIVMDKERALLISGQGDVIEPDDKILTIGSGGSYALAAARALKESAPELSAREIAERSLHIAADICIYTNHNLSILEIEE; from the coding sequence ATGAGCATAACAGATTTAAAAGCAACAACCGTTATAGGTATAATCCATAACGGAGAGGCGGCTATTGCCGGAGATGGACAAGCCACAATGGATAAAACCGTTATGAAGGCCACAGTCAACAAGGTTCGCCGCCTCTATGAAGGTAAAATTGCAGCCGGATTTGCCGGCTCTACAGCCGATGCCTTTACGCTGTTTGAAAAATACGAGGAAAAAATAAAGCAGTATAACGGAAACTTGGAACGCGCGGCAGTTGAGATGGCCAAAGAATGGCGTAACGACAAGTTTCTGCGGAAGCTCGAGGCTCTGCTAATTGTAATGGACAAAGAACGAGCACTTCTAATTTCAGGCCAGGGGGATGTTATAGAACCCGATGACAAAATACTTACGATTGGCAGTGGTGGCTCCTATGCCCTGGCTGCCGCGCGTGCCCTCAAAGAAAGTGCCCCGGAACTCTCGGCTCGTGAAATTGCCGAGCGATCATTACACATAGCAGCCGACATTTGTATTTATACGAATCATAATTTGAGCATTTTAGAAATTGAAGAGTAA
- a CDS encoding Rne/Rng family ribonuclease has product MKNQIIIHASGKQTRIALLEDGELAQLFIESDENQRTVGNIYLARVHKVMSGIRAAFIDMGTPKDAFLHFSDAGDHLKEYVQMLNDKDAIHKNVRDELKKTDFNKISNYEKQKWAGRILRPGQQLLVQIVKEPIGSKGPRVSTDITVAGRFLVLIPMGEYIAVSRKINSRKERRRLKKVVGSMVPDGFGVIIRTVAKGKDKEEIEEDMRNVLKKWEGILERLETAKPPALLYKDLDMTESLVRDLFAKQYDRVLVDDPEMHKKIKSYVSQVAPQMIPNVELYKGREHIFDFMKIAKDVDSIFSPRVRMPSGGYLIFEQTEAMYVVDVNSGPYAAKEKQEDNSLKTNLEAAREVAKQLRLRDIGGIIVVDFIDLRSGKNRKKIYDELKKEFKKDPAKTNVIGMSDFGLVQITRQRIRPSVVNSVSKVCPTCGGSGSVVTQNTIIADLDAWLSKFRTTTDYRAVDIYINPYLKSYLEKGFLSKKWKWMLRYWLKISLVADDTISLNEYKATIAGSEIDITDAVMQEESIDDLIANAEDSAAPTGNRSRADLDYYKKGKNGQKKKDTRKPRPSRSGSSNSKYYKN; this is encoded by the coding sequence ATGAAGAACCAAATTATAATTCACGCTTCGGGCAAACAGACCCGAATAGCTCTGCTGGAAGATGGAGAGCTTGCCCAACTTTTTATAGAATCTGACGAAAACCAGCGAACGGTTGGGAATATTTACTTAGCAAGGGTACACAAGGTAATGAGCGGCATTCGTGCGGCTTTTATCGATATGGGTACCCCGAAAGACGCCTTTCTTCACTTCTCTGATGCCGGCGATCATCTGAAAGAATACGTTCAGATGCTGAATGACAAGGATGCCATCCACAAAAACGTCCGTGATGAGCTGAAGAAGACAGACTTTAATAAAATTTCCAACTACGAAAAGCAGAAATGGGCGGGCAGAATTTTGCGTCCCGGCCAACAGTTGCTTGTTCAAATCGTTAAGGAACCTATTGGATCTAAAGGTCCACGGGTTTCTACCGATATTACGGTAGCAGGACGTTTTCTCGTACTTATTCCCATGGGGGAATATATTGCGGTATCCCGAAAAATTAACAGCCGCAAAGAGCGCCGGCGCCTTAAGAAAGTGGTGGGCTCTATGGTCCCCGATGGATTTGGAGTAATTATTCGCACCGTAGCTAAAGGAAAAGACAAAGAGGAAATTGAAGAGGATATGCGTAATGTCCTCAAAAAATGGGAAGGCATTTTAGAACGGCTGGAGACTGCCAAGCCGCCCGCCCTGCTCTATAAAGATCTGGATATGACCGAGAGCCTGGTCCGTGATCTTTTTGCAAAACAGTATGATCGGGTACTTGTTGACGATCCCGAAATGCACAAAAAGATCAAATCGTATGTCAGTCAGGTTGCTCCTCAGATGATTCCGAATGTGGAGCTGTATAAGGGTCGGGAACACATTTTTGACTTTATGAAAATTGCTAAAGATGTAGACTCTATCTTTAGTCCCCGCGTGCGCATGCCTTCTGGTGGTTACTTGATTTTTGAACAGACGGAAGCGATGTATGTAGTGGATGTAAATTCAGGCCCATATGCCGCCAAAGAGAAACAGGAAGACAACTCTCTTAAGACGAATCTCGAGGCGGCCCGTGAAGTAGCAAAACAGCTCCGGCTGCGCGATATCGGGGGGATCATTGTCGTAGACTTTATTGATCTCCGAAGCGGTAAAAACCGTAAGAAGATATATGATGAACTGAAGAAAGAGTTCAAGAAAGATCCCGCAAAGACCAATGTGATCGGGATGAGCGACTTTGGGCTTGTTCAGATTACACGGCAGCGCATCCGACCCAGTGTGGTTAACTCAGTATCTAAAGTATGTCCCACTTGCGGAGGATCCGGGAGCGTAGTTACCCAGAATACTATTATCGCTGATCTCGATGCCTGGCTTAGCAAATTCCGAACTACAACCGACTATCGCGCCGTAGACATTTATATTAACCCCTATTTAAAATCATATCTCGAAAAGGGGTTCCTGAGCAAAAAGTGGAAATGGATGCTTCGTTACTGGCTTAAAATCTCACTTGTAGCAGATGATACTATTTCTCTCAATGAATACAAGGCGACTATTGCTGGCTCAGAAATTGACATTACTGATGCCGTAATGCAGGAAGAAAGTATTGATGATCTTATTGCTAATGCGGAAGATTCGGCTGCTCCTACAGGAAATAGAAGCCGAGCGGATTTGGATTACTATAAAAAGGGTAAAAACGGGCAAAAAAAGAAAGACACGCGTAAGCCACGTCCCAGCAGGTCGGGAAGTTCAAACTCGAAATACTATAAGAATTGA